The Euphorbia lathyris chromosome 2, ddEupLath1.1, whole genome shotgun sequence genome includes a window with the following:
- the LOC136217156 gene encoding pentatricopeptide repeat-containing protein At4g32450, mitochondrial-like, with protein MSKKRASLLTLNSLTALSKVRSSSNAIITLAFSKNLSSAAQRSNFENSVGYQVDNSDENFRNPNFSYAENQNPIGLVQNPNGKGLNPDWGFRETNGNVVGDNRIAHSGNSGGSYGQNYGDYQNSSGDYWKNSREVYQNIPAERNSNININGGFQHNSGKFSDLNSRSMHDSTNRVYECNGNARSNRDYSNELPRQITERQSGHHLQGPSQSQGNWNSSYTQNGNQFQPGSNLNYTGNIKMDQFGSRNAQHQQNLKAGYGKPNDNVGRYQENLNGFQNVMEVPEASKNPNVGGLSQSDGSSPYKGTLEELDDFCKQKKMKEAVEVLRLLEEQHVPIDLPPLLQLMQACGEAKALEEAKAVHNHMMKSLSPLSISTCNMILEMYAKCGAIDVAFDMFNKMSERDFNSWDTMITWLCKSGLGEDAIDLFSEFKQAGLEPNAHLYIGVFSACSIVGDVNEGMLHFESMMKDYGIVPSMEHYTSIVDMLGSTGYLDEALEFIEKMPIEPSIEIWETLMMLSRIHGNKELGDRCAELVEALDPSQLNEQSKAGLVPVKDLDLVKGNEKKKLGSQNLLEVRSRVHEYRAGDTSHPENDRIYALLRGLRTQMKEAGYIAETRFVLHDIDQEGKEDALLAHSERLAAAYGFLTTPARSPVRVIKNLRVCGDCHNALKFISKIVGRELIMRDAKRFHHFKDGVCSCRDYW; from the coding sequence ATGTCCAAGAAGAGAGCCTCCCTTCTTACGCTCAATTCCCTTACAGCTTTATCCAAGGTACGATCTTCCTCTAATGCCATCATAACCCTCGCTTTCTCCAAAAATCTTAGCTCTGCTGCTCAAAGATCAAATTTCGAAAACTCTGTCGGCTACCAGGTAGATAACTCTGATGAAAATTTTCGAAACCCTAATTTTTCTTATGCTGAGAACCAAAACCCTATTGGTTTAGTGCAAAACCCAAATGGAAAGGGCTTAAACCCTGATTGGGGTTTTAGGGAAACAAATGGAAATGTCGTAGGAGATAATCGAATTGCGCATTCTGGGAATTCTGGCGGGTCTTATGGTCAAAATTATGGTGATTACCAGAATTCTAGTGGGGATTACTGGAAAAATAGTAGAGAGGTATATCAAAATATTCCAGCTGAGAGGAACAGTAATATCAACATTAATGGAGGATTTCAACACAACAGTGGTAAATTTTCTGATCTTAATTCAAGGAGTATGCATGATAGTACCAATAGAGTTTATGAATGTAATGGAAATGCACGGAGCAATCGAGATTATAGCAACGAGCTCCCACGACAAATAACAGAGAGACAGAGTGGGCATCATTTGCAAGGCCCTTCACAATCACAAGGAAACTGGAATAGCAGTTATACTCAAAACGGTAATCAATTTCAGCCTGGCTCAAATTTAAATTACACAGGGAATATTAAGATGGATCAGTTTGGTTCCCGCAATGCACAACATCAGCAGAACCTAAAAGCTGGCTATGGTAAACCGAATGATAATGTTGGACGATATCAGGAAAATTTGAATGGGTTTCAAAATGTAATGGAAGTGCCCGAAGCATCAAAAAACCCTAATGTTGGAGGGTTGTCCCAGTCTGATGGAAGTAGCCCCTACAAAGGTACTCTGGAGGAGCTTGATGACTTCTGCAAGCAAAAGAAGATGAAGGAAGCTGTTGAGGTTTTGCGTTTGTTGGAGGAGCAGCATGTTCCTATTGATTTGCCTCCTTTACTGCAGTTGATGCAAGCTTGTGGAGAGGCTAAGGCTTTAGAGGAAGCAAAAGCAGTTCATAACCACATGATGAAATCTCTATCTCCTTTGAGCATCAGCACATGTAATATGATCTTGGAGATGTACGCAAAATGTGGGGCTATAGACGTTGCATTTGATATGTTCAACAAAATGTCTGAGCGCGATTTTAATTCTTGGGACACTATGATAACATGGTTATGTAAGAGTGGATTAGGAGAGGATGCCATTGATTTGTTCAGTGAGTTTAAACAAGCTGGATTGGAACCTAATGCACATTTGTATATTGGAGTTTTCTCTGCTTGTAGCATTGTTGGAGATGTTAATGAAGGAATGTTGCACTTTGAATCTATGATGAAAGACTATGGAATTGTCCCATCAATGGAGCATTACACGAGTATTGTGGATATGTTGGGAAGTACTGGATACTTGGATGAAGCACTTGAGTTTATTGAAAAGATGCCAATTGAACCAAGCATAGAGATTTGGGAAACCTTGATGATGCTCAGCAGAATTCATGGGAACAAAGAGCTTGGAGATCGTTGTGCTGAGCTTGTTGAGGCTTTAGATCCCTCCCAACTGAATGAACAATCTAAAGCAGGCCTTGTTCCGGTAAAAGACTTAGACCTGGTGAAAGGGAACGAGAAGAAAAAGTTGGGAAGCCAAAATCTATTAGAAGTTAGGAGCAGGGTACATGAATATCGTGCGGGGGATACATCACATCCTGAAAATGATAGAATCTATGCCCTGCTGAGGGGTTTGAGGACACAGATGAAAGAAGCTGGTTACATTGCAGAGACAAGATTTGTGTTGCATGACATAGATCAGGAAGGTAAGGAGGACGCTCTTCTTGCACATAGTGAGAGACTTGCTGCTGCATATGGTTTTCTTACCACTCCTGCTCGCTCCCCTGTTCGAGTAATCAAGAATCTCCGTGTTTGTGGTGATTGCCATAATGCACTGAAGTTCATTTCAAAGATTGTTGGAAGAGAACTCATCATGCGGGACGCTAAGAGGTTCCACCATTTCAAAGATGGGGTGTGCTCTTGTCGTGATTATTGGTGA
- the LOC136217158 gene encoding ADP-ribosylation factor isoform X2, which produces MGLSFTKLFSRLFAKKEMRILMVGLDAAGKTTILYKLKLGEIVTTIPTIGFNVETVEYKNISFTVWDVGGQDKIRPLWRHYFQNTQGLIFVVDSNDRDRVVEARDELHRMLNEDELRDAVLLVFANKQDLPNAMNAAEITDKLGLHSLRQRHWYIQSTCATSGEGLYEGLDWLSNNIANKA; this is translated from the exons ATGGGGCTGTCTTTCACTAAGTTGTTCAGCAGGCTTTTTGCCAAGAAAGAGATGCGTATACTGATGGTGGGTCTCGATGCGGCTGGTAAGACCACCATCCTCTATAAGCTCAAGCTCGGAGAGATTGTCACCACCATCCCTACTATCG GTTTTAATGTGGAGACTGTGGAATACAAGAACATTAGCTTCACTGTTTGGGATGTTGGAGGTCAGGACAAG ATTCGACCATTGTGGAGACATTACTTCCAAAACACACAAGGGCTTATCTTTGTGGTTGATAGCAATGACAGAGACCGTGTGGTTGAAGCTAGGGATGAGCTACACAGAATGTTGAATGAG GATGAGTTAAGGGATGCAGTTCTGCTTGTATTCGCAAACAAACAAGATCTTCCAAACGCAATGAATGCTGCTGAAATAACTGATAAGCTTGGACTTCACTCCCTCCGCCAACGCCACTG GTACATCCAGAGCACATGTGCCACTTCTGGTGAAGGGCTGTATGAGGGACTGGACTGGCTCTCTAACAATATTGCAAACAAG GCATAG
- the LOC136217154 gene encoding galactinol synthase 1-like isoform X1, translated as MAPPELGQSTLKSAALITKPPTLPSRAYVTFLAGNGDYIKGVVGLAKGLRKVKSPYPLVVAVLPDVPLEHRRILQSQGCIVREIEPVYPPENQTQFAMAYYVINYSKLRIWEFVEYSKMIYLDGDIQVFDNIDHLFDLPDGHFYAVMDCFCEKTWSHTLQYKIGYCQQCPERVTWPADLSQPPLYFNAGMFVFEPSISTYHDLLKTLKVTPPTPFAEQDFLNMYFRDIYKPIPLVYNLVLAMLWRHPENVELDKVKVVHYCAAGSKPWRYTGKEENMQREDIKMLVEKWWDIYNDESLDYKKLPAAAGGDVEPVNLQPFIAALSEAGAVQYVTAPSAA; from the exons ATGGCTCCTCCTGAACTCGGTCAATCAACACTAAAATCAGCCGCATTAATCACCAAGCCACCAACTCTTCCCAGCCGAGCTTACGTCACTTTCTTAGCCGGCAATGGAGATTACATCAAAGGCGTCGTCGGCTTAGCTAAAGGTTTGAGGAAAGTGAAATCCCCTTACCCACTTGTGGTTGCGGTTTTACCCGACGTACCACTGGAGCACCGGCGGATCCTCCAGTCACAGGGTTGCATAGTCCGGGAGATTGAACCCGTTTACCCACCGGAGAACCAAACTCAGTTCGCCATGGCTTATTACGTCATCAATTACTCCAAACTCCGCATATGGGAG TTCGTGGAGTACAGTAAGATGATATACCTAGACGGAGATATACAGGTATTCGATAACATAGATCATCTATTCGATCTGCCAGATGGACATTTTTATGCAGTAATGGATTGCTTCTGTGAAAAAACATGGAGTCACACTTTGCAATATAAAATTGGGTACTGCCAGCAGTGCCCTGAGAGAGTGACGTGGCCTGCTGACCTGTCTCAGCCTCCTCTTTATTTCAATGCTGGCATGTTTGTGTTCGAACCCAGCATTTCAACTTATCATGATCTTTTAAAGACTCTCAAAGTTACACCTCCTACCCCTTTTGCAGAACAg GATTTTCTGAACATGTATTTCAGAGATATTTACAAGCCAATACCTTTAGTTTACAATCTTGTCCTTGCAATGCTATGGCGGCACCCGGAGAATGTGGAGCTTGACAAGGTTAAAGTTGTTCATTATTGTGCAGCG GGGTCGAAGCCATGGAGATATACAGGGAAGGAAGAGAATATGCAAAGAGAGGATATAAAGATGCTGGTGGAGAAATGGTGGGATATATATAATGATGAATCGCTTGATTACAAGAAATTGCCGGCGGCGGCGGGTGGTGATGTGGAGCCGGTGAACTTGCAGCCGTTTATTGCAGCTTTGTCGGAGGCCGGTGCAGTTCAATATGTGACGGCTCCATCGGCGGCTTGA
- the LOC136217154 gene encoding galactinol synthase 2-like isoform X2 — protein MAPPELGQSTLKSAALITKPPTLPSRAYVTFLAGNGDYIKGVVGLAKGLRKVKSPYPLVVAVLPDVPLEHRRILQSQGCIVREIEPVYPPENQTQFAMAYYVINYSKLRIWEFVEYSKMIYLDGDIQVFDNIDHLFDLPDGHFYAVMDCFCEKTWSHTLQYKIGYCQQCPERVTWPADLSQPPLYFNAGMFVFEPSISTYHDLLKTLKVTPPTPFAEQRYLQANTFSLQSCPCNAMAAPGECGA, from the exons ATGGCTCCTCCTGAACTCGGTCAATCAACACTAAAATCAGCCGCATTAATCACCAAGCCACCAACTCTTCCCAGCCGAGCTTACGTCACTTTCTTAGCCGGCAATGGAGATTACATCAAAGGCGTCGTCGGCTTAGCTAAAGGTTTGAGGAAAGTGAAATCCCCTTACCCACTTGTGGTTGCGGTTTTACCCGACGTACCACTGGAGCACCGGCGGATCCTCCAGTCACAGGGTTGCATAGTCCGGGAGATTGAACCCGTTTACCCACCGGAGAACCAAACTCAGTTCGCCATGGCTTATTACGTCATCAATTACTCCAAACTCCGCATATGGGAG TTCGTGGAGTACAGTAAGATGATATACCTAGACGGAGATATACAGGTATTCGATAACATAGATCATCTATTCGATCTGCCAGATGGACATTTTTATGCAGTAATGGATTGCTTCTGTGAAAAAACATGGAGTCACACTTTGCAATATAAAATTGGGTACTGCCAGCAGTGCCCTGAGAGAGTGACGTGGCCTGCTGACCTGTCTCAGCCTCCTCTTTATTTCAATGCTGGCATGTTTGTGTTCGAACCCAGCATTTCAACTTATCATGATCTTTTAAAGACTCTCAAAGTTACACCTCCTACCCCTTTTGCAGAACAg AGATATTTACAAGCCAATACCTTTAGTTTACAATCTTGTCCTTGCAATGCTATGGCGGCACCCGGAGAATGTGGAGCTTGA
- the LOC136217155 gene encoding putative pentatricopeptide repeat-containing protein At1g02420 → MNQIRKESIMISKLLSSPLSCRYASKSPFRLLSPLFFSTNPAPLNNGVEVIYRIITASSSAQNLKQSLNSTGVFLSNDLIDGVLKRVRFGHGNPLLALEFFNFTANRRGFYHTPYSLDTMLYILGRSRKFDHIWDVLIQIKRKDRTLISPRTMQVVLGRVAKLCSVRQTVETFRKFRRFLPVFDTTCFNALLRTLCQEKSMSDARNVYHTLKKEFKPNLQTFNILLSGWKSSVEAESFFDEIKQSGIEPDVVSYNSLIDVYCKSREMDKAYKLVEEMREKDILPDVITYTTIIGGLGLIGQPDKGRSVLKEMKEYGCYPDVAAYNAAIRNYCIAKRLGDAESLMDEMTHKHLIPDATTYNLFFRVFYWSYDLRRSWNLYTKMMEVGCLPNTQSCMFLMRLCRRHEKVEMAVWLWNDMVEKGFGSYILVSDVLFDLLCDMGKLVEAEKCFLQMIDKGHKPSNVSFRRIKVLMELANKHDALQVLIEKMAIFGTSIRVPGREEHETDTRFIT, encoded by the coding sequence ATGAATCAAATTCGAAAGGAATCAATTATGATATCTAAGCTTCTTTCTTCTCCGTTGAGTTGTAGGTACGCTTCCAAATCCCCATTTCGGCTTCTTTCTCCACTCTTCTTCTCCACTAATCCCGCTCCCCTCAACAACGGCGTAGAGGTTATTTACCGAATAATCACTGCCTCTTCCTCTGCTCAGAACCTTAAACAATCTCTGAACTCAACTGGGGTTTTTCTCTCAAACGATTTGATCGATGGAGTCCTGAAAAGGGTAAGGTTTGGCCATGGAAACCCCTTGCTAGCGCTTGAGTTCTTCAATTTCACTGCTAACAGAAGGGGGTTTTATCATACTCCTTATTCTTTAGATACTATGCTTTATATTTTGGGTAGAAGTCGTAAATTTGATCATATTTGGGATGTTTTAATTCAAATTAAGAGGAAAGATCGGACCTTGATTTCTCCTCGCACTATGCAAGTGGTTTTAGGTAGAGTTGCTAAGCTATGCTCTGTTAGACAAACTGTTGAAACTTTTAGGAAGTTTAGGAGGTTTTTACCTGTTTTTGATACTACTTGTTTCAATGCACTGTTGAGGACTTTATGCCAAGAGAAGAGTATGAGTGATGCAAGGAATGTGTATCATACATTGAAGAAAGAGTTTAAGCctaatttgcaaacttttaataTTCTTTTATCAGGCTGGAAATCTTCAGTTGAAGCAGAATCGTTTTTCGATGAGATAAAACAGTCCGGTATCGAACCTGATGTGGTTTCATACAATTCTTTGATTGATGTGTACTGTAAGAGTAGGGAGATGGACAAGGCCTATAAGCTGGTAGAGGAGATGAGAGAAAAGGATATTTTACCAGATGTGATAACGTATACTACGATCATCGGTGGTTTGGGATTGATCGGTCAGCCTGATAAAGGTAGAAGTGTATTGAAAGAGATGAAGGAATATGGTTGCTACCCGGACGTTGCAGCGTATAATGCTGCTATTAGGAACTATTGTATAGCAAAGAGGCTTGGTGATGCTGAGAGTTTGATGGATGAGATGACACACAAGCATTTGATTCCAGATGCAACTACTTATAATTTGTTCTTTAGGGTATTTTATTGGTCGTATGACTTGCGTAGATCGTGGAATTTGTACACAAAAATgatggaagttggctgcttgcCTAATACACAATCTTGTATGTTTCTGATGAGGTTGTGTAGGAGGCATGAAAAGGTGGAGATGGCAGTATGGCTGTGGAATGACATGGTGGAAAAGGGTTTCGGATCTTATATTTTGGTATCGGATGTGTTGTTCGATTTGCTCTGTGATATGGGGAAACTGGTGGAAGCAGAGAAGTGTTTCTTGCAGATGATAGATAAAGGACATAAACCAAGTAATGTTTCGTTTAGGAGAATCAAAGTCCTTATGGAATTAGCAAACAAACATGATGCTTTGCAGGTTTTGATAGAAAAGATGGCTATCTTTGGAACTTCTATTCGAGTTCCTGGAAGGGAAGAGCACGAAACTGACACACGATTCATAACTTGA
- the LOC136217158 gene encoding ADP-ribosylation factor isoform X1 produces the protein MGLSFTKLFSRLFAKKEMRILMVGLDAAGKTTILYKLKLGEIVTTIPTIGFNVETVEYKNISFTVWDVGGQDKIRPLWRHYFQNTQGLIFVVDSNDRDRVVEARDELHRMLNEDELRDAVLLVFANKQDLPNAMNAAEITDKLGLHSLRQRHWYIQSTCATSGEGLYEGLDWLSNNIANKVET, from the exons ATGGGGCTGTCTTTCACTAAGTTGTTCAGCAGGCTTTTTGCCAAGAAAGAGATGCGTATACTGATGGTGGGTCTCGATGCGGCTGGTAAGACCACCATCCTCTATAAGCTCAAGCTCGGAGAGATTGTCACCACCATCCCTACTATCG GTTTTAATGTGGAGACTGTGGAATACAAGAACATTAGCTTCACTGTTTGGGATGTTGGAGGTCAGGACAAG ATTCGACCATTGTGGAGACATTACTTCCAAAACACACAAGGGCTTATCTTTGTGGTTGATAGCAATGACAGAGACCGTGTGGTTGAAGCTAGGGATGAGCTACACAGAATGTTGAATGAG GATGAGTTAAGGGATGCAGTTCTGCTTGTATTCGCAAACAAACAAGATCTTCCAAACGCAATGAATGCTGCTGAAATAACTGATAAGCTTGGACTTCACTCCCTCCGCCAACGCCACTG GTACATCCAGAGCACATGTGCCACTTCTGGTGAAGGGCTGTATGAGGGACTGGACTGGCTCTCTAACAATATTGCAAACAAGGTAGAAACATGA